Below is a window of Pseudarthrobacter equi DNA.
GGCGGCCGTCGCCAGTTGCTGCCGGAATTCGGGGTCCTGCCCCATGGGCGCCGCAAGGCTCACGAAACCGTCTTCGCCGACGATGTTGCGGTCCAGCCAGATGGCAGGAACCGCCACGGCGGCCAGGAGGATGCCCAGCACGGTAGCCAGGGCGGAAACGAAAGTGCGCACAGCAGGTCCTTCAGGTTGATGGCGGTAACCCCATCCTAGGCAGGTAACCTGACCGGGCTCTGTCAGCCCGCGTGCTATTGCTTATGGATAAGGTTGAAGAACCGGTACCCAGCTTTCTTCGAACGCAGCTTTTCCTGACAGCCTGATTGTCACAGCCACCAAAGGACCCCATGCCCGCAGTTCCAGTCCCGCAGGGGCACACGCATGTCTGAGCAGCCTTCCCTGCCGGACACCGCGCCGACCACCCTGCCGGCCACGGCCGCTGAAACCACGCCGGAGAACCCGTGGCCCCTGCAGTTGCTCTCGCAGAAGCTGAAAGTCCACATCGACCGCACGCCGTCTGCCTGGGTGGAGGGCCAGGTCATCGAGATGAACCGCCGCGGAGGCAACGCCTACCTGACCCTGCGCGACGTCGATGCCGAAGTGTCGCTGCCGGCGTCTGTGTGGACCAAGGTCCTGGAACGCAAAAATCTTCCCTTGGAGCGCGGATCACGGGTGGTGGCCCTGCTCAAACCCGAGTTTTGGCTGAAGACCGGCCGGCTGAACATGCAGGTCCGGGATATCCGCCCCGTCGGCCTTGGGGACCTGCTCGCGCGCATCGAACGGCTCCGCCAGGCCCTCGCAGCTGAAGGCCTGTTCGCTGATTCGAGGAAGAAACCCCTCCCCCTCCTTCCCCACCGCATCGGCCTCATTACCGGCCGGGACTCGGACGCCAAGAAGGATGTCGTGCGCAACGCCGCCCTGCGCTGGCCCGCCGTCGAATTTGAGATCCGCGAAGTGGCAGTCCAGGGCAACAGCGCCGTCTCGCAGGTGGTGCGCGCCCTCAGGGAACTGGACGGCCTCCCGGAAGTCGACGTCATTGTGATCGCCCGGGGCGGCGGGGCGCTGGAGGACCTGCTGCCGTTCAACAGCGAAGAGCTGGTGCGGGCGGTGGCGGCGGCAGCCACGCCGGTAGTCAGCGCCATCGGGCACGAAGCCGACCGGCCGCTGCTTGACGACGTCGCCGACCTCCGCGCATCCACTCCCACCGATGCAGCCAAGCGGATCGTTCCGGAAGTCTCCGAGGAGCTGGCCGGTGTCCGGCAGGCCCGGGAACAGCTGCGCCGCTGCATTGAACGGCTGGTGGACAGGGAAACCGACCGGCTGGCCTCCCTCCATTCCCGTCCCGTCCTGGCGTCGCCGGAAGGCCTGGTCACTGTCCGCAGCGAGGAAATCGAACGGCTGCTTCGGCGTTCGTCAACGGCCGTGAACTCCACGGTGGTCCGTGCCGGTGACCGGCTGGAGCATCTCAGGACCCAGGTACGTGCCCTGTCCCCCCAGAAAACGCTGGACCGAGGGTACGCGGTGGTGGAGCTCGCCGGGCCGCACGCGGCGTCGTCTGGCTCCGGCCACGCAGTGGTGCGGCGCCCGGCCGATGCCCCCGCGGGGCAGCCCCTGGCCATCCGCGTCGCCGAAGGCCGCTTCGGCGCCACGTCCACCGGCAGCGGCAGCCGCAGCCCCGGGGAAAAACCAGAAACACCTGACCAGCACCATCCGGAAACGGGAGAAACAACATGACCGAGCAGACGCCGGCTAACGGCACCGCCGCATTGAGCTACGAGGAAGCACGCGAACAGCTCATCGCCGTCGTAGGCCGCCTTGAGGCAGGGGGCGCCAGCCTCGAGGAGTCCCTGGCCCTGTGGGAACGCGGCGAGGCCCTGGCGGCGCGCTGCGAGGAATGGCTGGAGGGCGCCCGCAAACGGCTCGCCGCCGCCCGGGACCAACCGCTCTGATCCACCCCCGTATTACGGCAACCCTTCCGCGACCGCCGGCGCGACACCCCGGCGTGGCCGGCCGGTCAGGAGCGGGCTACCAGTTCCCGTTCCACCTCAACGTCGAACGCCGCTTTAGGCCACTCCAGGCGGAAATCTGACAACGCGGACATCACCAGCTGTTGCACGGCGATCCGCGCGTACCACTTCTTGTTGGCCGGAACCACGTACCAGGGGGCCGCGGCAGTGCTGGTCTCGTTAAAGGCCGCCTGGTAGGCCGCCATGTAGTCCTCCCAGAAGGCCCGTTCCTTCAGGTCGCCGCTGCTGTACTTCCAGTGCTTGGCGGGATTGTCCAGGCGGGCCAGCAACCGGGATTTCTGCTCGTCCTTGCTGATGTTGAGCATCACTTTGACGATCCTGGTGCCTGCGTCCGCCTGCCGTGCCTCAAATTCATTGATGGCCCGGTAGCGGCGGGTGATTTCGTCCGGTGTGGCCCAGTTGTGGACCCGGTGGATGAGGACGTCCTCATAATGGGAACGGTCAAAGATACCCACCATGCCCGCGGCCGGCACCTCTTTCTCGATGCGCCACAGGAAATCGTAGGACTTCTCCAGCTCCGAGGGAGCTTTGAATGCCTTGAACTGGACACCTTGGGGATCCATGGTGGCCATGACGTGGTTGACGATCCCGCCTTTGCCTGCGGTGTCCATGGCCTGCAGGACCAGGAGGATCCGATTCTTCCCGCCGAACCGAGACTCCGCGAACAGCTTCTCCTGCAATTCGGTAAGTTTGCCGTCGAGGTCGGCCAACAAAGCTTCGCCGTCAGCCTTGCTGCCGCTGTATCCCGGAGTGGCCTCCGGATCCACCGCCGCCAGCGAGAAGCCCTTCCCGACGCGGAGGGTATCAGAGGGATGCTGGTCGAATCCGACAATGCTGGCCACGAGGGTCCTTCCGCAGGAGGGTCACGGACGCGGCGCGCCCGTGACCACAGGCTAGTTCCCCTGGTACCTGCTGAGGAAGTCCCCCATCCGGCCGACAGCTTCTTCGATGTCCTTGACGTTGGGCAGGGTGACCATCCGGAAGTGGTCCGGGCGCACCCAGTTGAAGGCGCGTCCATGCGACACCAGGATCTTCTGCTCGCGCAGGAGGTCCAGGACAAACTTCTCGTCGTCGCGGATGTGGTAGACCTCGGGGTCCAACCGCGGGAACAGGTACAGGGCCCCCTTGGCCTGCTGGGTGCTGACACCGGGAATGGCGTTGAGCATCTCATAGGCCTTGTTGCGCTGTTCGAGCAGCCGACCGCCGGGAAGGATGAGGTCGTTGATGCTCTGGTAACCGCCCAGGGCCGTCTGGATGGCGTGCTGGGCGGGAACATTGGCGCACAGGCGCATGTTGGCCAGCAGGCTGATGCCCTCGAGGTAGTCCGCGGCGTCCTTCTTCGGCCCGGAGATCGCCATCCAGCCTGCCCGGTACCCGCACACCCGGTAGGCCTTGGACAGTCCGCTGAAGGTCAGGCAGAGGACGTCGTCGCCGGTCAGTCCGGCCATGTTCACGTGGACGGCGTCCTCGTAGAGGATCTTTTCGTAGATCTCATCCGCGAAGAGCACCAGGCCGTGTTTCTCGGCCAGGGCAACGATCCGCTTCAGCGTCTCTTCCGGGTAGACGGCACCGGTGGGGTTGTTGGGGTTGATCACCACGATGCCCTTGGTGCGGGGCGTGATCTTCGCTTCCATGTCCTCAAGGTCGGGCTGCCAGCCGGATTCCTCGTCGCAGAGGTAGTGCACGGGCTTTCCGCCGGCAAGGGCCACGGACGCTGTCCACAGCGGGTAGTCCGGGGTGGGGATGAGGACTTCATCGCCGGAATCCAGGAGGGCCATCAGCGACATGGTGATCAGTTCGCTGACGCCGTTTCCCAGGTAGATGTCATCCACGTGGATGTTCTGGATACCGCGGGTCTGGTAGTACTGCGAGACGGCGGTGCGCGCCGAGAAGATGCCGCGGGAATCGCTGTAGCCCTGGGCGTGCGGGAGGTGGCGGATCATGTCCACCAGGATGGCGTCCGGGGCCTCGAAGCCGAACGGGGCGGGATTGCCAATGTTCAGCTTGAGGATGCGGTGGCCTTCCGCTTCCATTTGCTGGGCGGCCTGCAGGATGGGTCCACGGATGTCGTAAAGGACGTTGTTGAGCTTCGTGGACTGCCTGAATTCTGCCATTCCTCAAATATGCCACAGGAAGGATGGACAGCCGCTGAGACCTCGCCCACATACGGACGACGGCGGCTGCCGGACTTTGGAAGTCCGGCAGCCGCCGTCGTCATGGCAAATCTGGCCCCGAGGGGGCGCGGGAACTACTTGACGATGCCCTTGTCCTTCAGCCAGGCGGCCGCAGCGTCCTTGGCGTTCTGCTTCTGGCTGCCGCTGACTGCGCGGTTGAGGTTGATGAGGTCATCGGTGGTCAGGATGCGGGAAACAGAGTTCAACGCTTCCTTGGCCTTGTCCGTCATGTTCTTTTCGTTGTACAGCGGCACTACCTGCTGGGCGATGAAGTTGTTCTTCGGATCCTCCAGCACCACCAGGTCGTTGTCCGCGATGGACGGGGTGGTGGTGTAGATATCCGCCACCTGGACCTGGTCTTCGAGGAGCGCCTTCAGGGTCACGGGGCCGCCGCCGTCGCTGAAGGGTTCCAGCTTCTTGGGCTCGCAGTTGTAGTTCTTCTTAAGCCCGGGCAGCCCGTAGGCGCGTTCTGCGAACGTTGCCGGCGCACCCACCACAATCTCGCTGCAGACCTTGGCGAGGTCCTCGATGGACTTGAGCTGGTACTTCTCGGCGGTGGCCTTGGTGACCACCATGGCGTCCTTGTCCTCAGCCTTGGACGCGTCGGCTACGGCGAGGCCGTCGGCCAGCTTGTCCGGCAGGGCCTTGTAGATGTCGTCGGCGGAGACCTGTGTGGCTGCCTTGTCCACGTACAGCAGCAGGTTGCCGGTGTAGTCCGGAACCACGTCAACGGAACCGTCCTGGACGGCCTTGAAGTAGACCTCGCGCGAACCGATGTTGGGTTTGGTGGTGGCGGTGACGCCGGCAGCGTTGAGCGCCCCGGCATACAGTTCCGCGATGATCTGGCTCTCGGGGAAGTCGGCCGAGCCCACCGTCAGGGACGTCGCACCGCCGGAGGACCCGGCGTTGCTGGACGGGGCGTTGCTGAGCGGGTCGGAGGATCCGCCGCAGCCGGACAGCACAACGGCAAGGCCAAGCCCCGCCGCGAGGCCGCCGAAGCTCCTCCGGCCCAGGTTGAGTGGACGGTTTTCTTTCATGACTTACCTCCTTGTAGGACAGTCTCCGCAGGGACGGGGTCTGTACGATCTGCCGCGGCCTGCTGGCTGCGGCGTGGCTTGTGTGAGGCCCCGGTGGTGAGGAAGAGCCTTTGGAACAGGGCGAGGACAAGGTCGACGGCGATGGCGAGCGCCGCGATGAGCAGCGAGCCTCCCAGCATCTGGGGGAAGTCGCTGAGGACCAGTCCGTCGAAGAGGTACCGTCCCAGGCCGCCCAGGTTGATGTAGGCAACCACGGAGACGGTGGCCACCACCTGCAGCACGCCCGTGCGGAACCCTCCGAACATGACGGTCAGGGCGTTGGGGAGCTCGGCCCGGAACAGGACCTGCAGTTCCGTCATGCCCATGGCGCGGGCGGCATCCACGACGTTGCGGTCCACGCTGGAGATTCCGGCATAGGTTCCGGCCAGGAGTGGCGGAACGGTGAGGATCACCAGTGCCCAGACCGGCGGCATGAGGCCGATGCCGGCGAGCAGCACGAACAGCGTCAGGAGGCCCAGCGTGGGCAGGGCCCGCAGCGCGCCCGCCAGGGCCACCACCGCCACCCGCCCTTTTCCGGTGTGGCCCACGAACAGGCCGATGGGGACGGCAATGGCCGTGGCGATCAGCATCACCAGCCCTGTGTACTGCAGGTGCTCGGCCAGCCGGACGGGGATCCCCATGCTTCCGGACCAGTGCAGGGGGTCCGCGAGCCAGGCGAAGGTATCGGTGAAGACGTTGCTCATGCGTTGCCCCCTCCGGCCTGCGGCTGGGACAGGCGCCGCGCGGCATCGGCCGGTTCATCGGCAGCATACGCGTCCAGTCCCGGCCGGGAGTGCTTTCCGGCCCGTACCCAGGGCGTGAGGATTCTTTCAAGGAGAACCAGGACGGCATCCATCAGCAGAGCCAGCACCAGGATGGCGACGATGCCCACCACGATCTCGGTAACGAAGTCACGTTGCAGGCCGGAAGTGAAAAGCATGCCCAGGTTTCCGATGCCCAGGAGCGCTGCAACGCTGACCAGCGAGATGTTGCTGACGGACACCACGCGCAAACCGGCAAACATGACGGGCAGGGACAGCGGCAGGTCGACCTGCAGGAACCTCGCGAGCGGCCGGTATCCCATGGCGACGGCGGCCTGGCTTACTTCCTGGTCAACGGAGTCGAAGGCGTCCAGCGCGGCCCGCACGAGCAGTGCCACCGCGTAGATGGTCAGGGCCACCACCACATTCAGGGGGTCCAGGACGCGGGTGCCCAGGATGGTGGGGAGGATGATGAAGAGTGCCAGCGACGGAATGGTGTACAGCAGGGAGCTGGACGTCAGCACCACGGACCGCAGTGCCCCGTTCCTGCGCGCGAGCTGCGCCAGCGGGATGGACAGCACCAGCCCCAGCACCATGGGCACAAGGGCGAGGACCAGGTGTTGTCCGGCCCTTTCGAAGACCATGCCGCTGTTTGACAGGAACCATTCCATCAGAGCGCTGCCTGCCTGACCTGGCGGGCCTCTTCGATCAGGGCCAGGACTTCACCGCCCCGGACTGCACCGAGCACCTTGCCGGCGGCGTCCACGGCTACGCCCAGGCCCGACGGCGAGGACAGGGCCGAGTCCAGGGCACGGCGCAGGCTTTCCCCCGGCCGGAACAGCGACCCGCCGGGAATGAGGCCGGTGTCGTTGCCGGGCACCGCCCAACCGAGGGGGTGCATGTCCGCGTCCACCACCAGCTGCCAGCCGCCGGCGGCCCCGGGATCGGACTCGTTGCCGGCCGCCCCCCGGATGATCGTGGGCACCGGATGGAGGGTGACGCCGTCGGACGGGGTGAACCCGAGGTGGCGGAACCCGCGGTCCCTGCCCACGAAGGACGCGACGAAGTCGTTGGCCGGTGCCCGGAGGATCTCCTCCGGTGTGGCGTACTGCGCCAGTTTCCCGCCGACAGCGAAGACGGCAACCATGTCCCCCAGCACTGTGGCCTCGTCGATGTCGTGGGTGACGAAGACGATGGTCTTGGCCAGGTCCTTCTGGAGGCGGAGGAGTTCCTGCTGCAGCTCTTCCCGGACCACGGGGTCCACGGCGCTGAACGGCTCGTCCATGAGCAGGACCGGCGGGTCGGCCGCCAGGGCGCGCGCCACCCCCACGCGCTGCTGCTGGCCGCCGGACAGCTGGGCGGGGTACCTCTTCCCGAGGGGCCGGGCCAGGCCCACGACGTCGAGAAGTTCTTCGGCGCGCTTGCGGGCGTCGGCCTTCGAGACGCCGTTCAGCCGCGGAACGGTGGCAATGTTGTCCAGCACCGAACGGTGCGGCAGCAACCCCGCGGACTGCATGACATAGCCCATGGAACGCCGCAGTTCGGCGGCAGGCGCCGAAGTGACGTCCTTGCCGTCCACGGTGATCACTCCGGAGGTGGGCTCCACCATCCGGTTGATCATGCGCAGCGACGTGGTCTTTCCGCAGCCGGATGGTCCCACGAAGACCGTGATGGAGCCTTTGCGGATGGACATGGTCAAGCCGTCCACGGCAGCCTGTCCGCCCTGGTACTCCTTGGTCACGTTCTGGAATTCGATCATCGATGTGTCCATGGTGCGGACTTACCTGTTCTGCTCGGATGCCACTGAAAGCGACGTGACATGGTCATCGGCACGCTGATAGTTACGGTAGCCCAAGCCGGCCCGGCGCACAGCAGTTTGCGGCACGGATCCGGACAAAGGAATCCCTACTGTGACCATTCGCAGCCGGGTGCGGTCCGGATGGGACACCGCTGCCGCACTGCAGCACGCCACGGCCCTAAAGTGGGAGGGTGACCAACTTGGAAGTATCGCCGCAGCAGGAAGTCTGTCCCCCGGCCGCCGCAGAGGGTCCGTCCGGCCCGTGCCTGCAGCTGTGGCCTGAACGCGAAGTGCCGCTCGGCGGGGTGCGCGCCATGAACGTCCGGCGGACCCTCCCCCAACGCGGCCTGCCCACCATCGGCGCCTGGTGCTTCCTGGACAGCTTCGGCCCGGACCGGACGGCGATGTCCGTCCTGCCGCACCCGCACATCGGGCTGCAGACGGTGACCTGGCCGCTGGCCGGGAACATCAGGCACCGCGACAGCGTGGGCAGCGACGTGGTGGTGCGGCCCGGTGAACTGAACATCATGACGGCGGGCCACGGCGTCTCCCACTCGGAGTTCGCGGTCCTGCCGCAGGACGGCGTCCTGCCTGTGCAGCGCGGCCTCCAGTTGTGGGTGGCGCTTCCTGACGCCGACCGGCACTGCGCGCCGGCGTTTGAACAGCACCGGGAGTTGCCGCGGGCCACCGGTGCCGGTTTCACCGCCACCGTCATGGTGGGAACGTTCGACGGCGTGGCCTCGCCTGCCACGATGTTCTCACCCATTGTTGGGGCTGACGTCTCCTGCGACGGCGATGCCGTCCTGCCGCTGGATCCGGAGTTCGAACACGGGATCCTGGTGCTCGACGGCGGGCTGCGCCTGGACGGGCAGGAGCTTCCGCCGGGGCCGCTCGGGTACCTGGGGACGGGCCGAAAGGAGCTTCGGCTGCAGGCAGATCCCGGCACCAGGTTCCTGCTCATCGGCGGGGAGCCTTTCCGGGAGGAACTGCTGATGTGGTGGAACTTCGTGGGCCGCACCCATGATGAGGTGGAGCAGGCCCGCGGGGACTGGGAAGCGCAGGCGGGCCTGTCCGGGGCCGAGGCGGCAGCCGCACGCTACGGGCTGGTTCCCGGCCATGGCCCGGACGCCGGCGCTGAAGCCGGACGGATACCGGCCCCGCCGCTTCCAGGCGTCCGGCTCACACCCCGCAAGCGGACCGTCCGGGACTGACGCCGGGCCGCCCTGCCCGTCAGGCGGGCTCGGCCACCAGTTGGAGCACCCCGAAGACGGGTTCCTGGTCCAGCACCCTGACGTCGGCCGCGCCGCCCTCAGCAAGGTGGCGCCGGAAAGCCTCCTGGAGGGGAACCACATTCATGCCCAGGCCGCTTCCGAGGATGACCGGACCGTTGATTCCCAGCTGGCGCAGGACCTGGAGGGCCAGGCCTGCAAGGTCCTTGCCGGCCTGGTCGAGCATGTCCCGGCTTTCCCGGTGCCCACGGGCGGCTGCCTCAACAACGTGCCGTGCCTGCTGGGCCCAGAACCTGCGGCCGGTGTCCGGTGAGTGGAACAGGGCAATGAGCCGGTTGGGGTGGTCCACTCCGCATGACTCCAGCAGCGCTGCCGTGAGTGGATCGACAGCCAGTCCCTGGTCCATCCTGCGGAGGCTGTGGCGGACCGCTTCCCGGCCCAGCCAGTATCCGCTGCCTTCGTCACCGAGCAGGTAACCCCACCCTCCGGCCCGGGCCTCGGCGCCGTCGGCGTTCTTTCCCCACGCCGCCGAGCCGGTGCCGGCGATGACAGCCACGCCGGTACGGGCGCGTCCGGCTGCCAGCAGCAGGCGGGAGTCGTGCACCACCGTGACCACGGCGCCGGGAACGTGCGGCCGGATCAGGGCGGCGAGGGCTTCGGCGTCCTCGGCGGTATCGATGCCGCCGGATCCGGCGTAGACGCGGGACACGGCCCCCTCACCGATCCGTGCGAACAGCTCGGCAATGTTGCGTGCGGCCTCGTCGCGGCTGACGTTCTGGACGTTGGAGCTTCCCACTGACTCGTCAGCCGCCGGAATCCCGTCTTCGAAC
It encodes the following:
- the xseA gene encoding exodeoxyribonuclease VII large subunit, which encodes MSEQPSLPDTAPTTLPATAAETTPENPWPLQLLSQKLKVHIDRTPSAWVEGQVIEMNRRGGNAYLTLRDVDAEVSLPASVWTKVLERKNLPLERGSRVVALLKPEFWLKTGRLNMQVRDIRPVGLGDLLARIERLRQALAAEGLFADSRKKPLPLLPHRIGLITGRDSDAKKDVVRNAALRWPAVEFEIREVAVQGNSAVSQVVRALRELDGLPEVDVIVIARGGGALEDLLPFNSEELVRAVAAAATPVVSAIGHEADRPLLDDVADLRASTPTDAAKRIVPEVSEELAGVRQAREQLRRCIERLVDRETDRLASLHSRPVLASPEGLVTVRSEEIERLLRRSSTAVNSTVVRAGDRLEHLRTQVRALSPQKTLDRGYAVVELAGPHAASSGSGHAVVRRPADAPAGQPLAIRVAEGRFGATSTGSGSRSPGEKPETPDQHHPETGETT
- a CDS encoding exodeoxyribonuclease VII small subunit produces the protein MTEQTPANGTAALSYEEAREQLIAVVGRLEAGGASLEESLALWERGEALAARCEEWLEGARKRLAAARDQPL
- a CDS encoding polyphosphate kinase 2 family protein — encoded protein: MASIVGFDQHPSDTLRVGKGFSLAAVDPEATPGYSGSKADGEALLADLDGKLTELQEKLFAESRFGGKNRILLVLQAMDTAGKGGIVNHVMATMDPQGVQFKAFKAPSELEKSYDFLWRIEKEVPAAGMVGIFDRSHYEDVLIHRVHNWATPDEITRRYRAINEFEARQADAGTRIVKVMLNISKDEQKSRLLARLDNPAKHWKYSSGDLKERAFWEDYMAAYQAAFNETSTAAAPWYVVPANKKWYARIAVQQLVMSALSDFRLEWPKAAFDVEVERELVARS
- a CDS encoding pyridoxal phosphate-dependent aminotransferase translates to MAEFRQSTKLNNVLYDIRGPILQAAQQMEAEGHRILKLNIGNPAPFGFEAPDAILVDMIRHLPHAQGYSDSRGIFSARTAVSQYYQTRGIQNIHVDDIYLGNGVSELITMSLMALLDSGDEVLIPTPDYPLWTASVALAGGKPVHYLCDEESGWQPDLEDMEAKITPRTKGIVVINPNNPTGAVYPEETLKRIVALAEKHGLVLFADEIYEKILYEDAVHVNMAGLTGDDVLCLTFSGLSKAYRVCGYRAGWMAISGPKKDAADYLEGISLLANMRLCANVPAQHAIQTALGGYQSINDLILPGGRLLEQRNKAYEMLNAIPGVSTQQAKGALYLFPRLDPEVYHIRDDEKFVLDLLREQKILVSHGRAFNWVRPDHFRMVTLPNVKDIEEAVGRMGDFLSRYQGN
- a CDS encoding ABC transporter substrate-binding protein — translated: MKENRPLNLGRRSFGGLAAGLGLAVVLSGCGGSSDPLSNAPSSNAGSSGGATSLTVGSADFPESQIIAELYAGALNAAGVTATTKPNIGSREVYFKAVQDGSVDVVPDYTGNLLLYVDKAATQVSADDIYKALPDKLADGLAVADASKAEDKDAMVVTKATAEKYQLKSIEDLAKVCSEIVVGAPATFAERAYGLPGLKKNYNCEPKKLEPFSDGGGPVTLKALLEDQVQVADIYTTTPSIADNDLVVLEDPKNNFIAQQVVPLYNEKNMTDKAKEALNSVSRILTTDDLINLNRAVSGSQKQNAKDAAAAWLKDKGIVK
- a CDS encoding ABC transporter permease yields the protein MSNVFTDTFAWLADPLHWSGSMGIPVRLAEHLQYTGLVMLIATAIAVPIGLFVGHTGKGRVAVVALAGALRALPTLGLLTLFVLLAGIGLMPPVWALVILTVPPLLAGTYAGISSVDRNVVDAARAMGMTELQVLFRAELPNALTVMFGGFRTGVLQVVATVSVVAYINLGGLGRYLFDGLVLSDFPQMLGGSLLIAALAIAVDLVLALFQRLFLTTGASHKPRRSQQAAADRTDPVPAETVLQGGKS
- a CDS encoding ABC transporter permease, whose protein sequence is MEWFLSNSGMVFERAGQHLVLALVPMVLGLVLSIPLAQLARRNGALRSVVLTSSSLLYTIPSLALFIILPTILGTRVLDPLNVVVALTIYAVALLVRAALDAFDSVDQEVSQAAVAMGYRPLARFLQVDLPLSLPVMFAGLRVVSVSNISLVSVAALLGIGNLGMLFTSGLQRDFVTEIVVGIVAILVLALLMDAVLVLLERILTPWVRAGKHSRPGLDAYAADEPADAARRLSQPQAGGGNA
- a CDS encoding ABC transporter ATP-binding protein → MDTSMIEFQNVTKEYQGGQAAVDGLTMSIRKGSITVFVGPSGCGKTTSLRMINRMVEPTSGVITVDGKDVTSAPAAELRRSMGYVMQSAGLLPHRSVLDNIATVPRLNGVSKADARKRAEELLDVVGLARPLGKRYPAQLSGGQQQRVGVARALAADPPVLLMDEPFSAVDPVVREELQQELLRLQKDLAKTIVFVTHDIDEATVLGDMVAVFAVGGKLAQYATPEEILRAPANDFVASFVGRDRGFRHLGFTPSDGVTLHPVPTIIRGAAGNESDPGAAGGWQLVVDADMHPLGWAVPGNDTGLIPGGSLFRPGESLRRALDSALSSPSGLGVAVDAAGKVLGAVRGGEVLALIEEARQVRQAAL
- a CDS encoding pirin family protein, which encodes MTNLEVSPQQEVCPPAAAEGPSGPCLQLWPEREVPLGGVRAMNVRRTLPQRGLPTIGAWCFLDSFGPDRTAMSVLPHPHIGLQTVTWPLAGNIRHRDSVGSDVVVRPGELNIMTAGHGVSHSEFAVLPQDGVLPVQRGLQLWVALPDADRHCAPAFEQHRELPRATGAGFTATVMVGTFDGVASPATMFSPIVGADVSCDGDAVLPLDPEFEHGILVLDGGLRLDGQELPPGPLGYLGTGRKELRLQADPGTRFLLIGGEPFREELLMWWNFVGRTHDEVEQARGDWEAQAGLSGAEAAAARYGLVPGHGPDAGAEAGRIPAPPLPGVRLTPRKRTVRD
- a CDS encoding N-acetylglucosamine kinase; this encodes MQNSEQPPAVPLQNSAAPGAGPLAGIIIGLDIGGTKTRGIRFEDGIPAADESVGSSNVQNVSRDEAARNIAELFARIGEGAVSRVYAGSGGIDTAEDAEALAALIRPHVPGAVVTVVHDSRLLLAAGRARTGVAVIAGTGSAAWGKNADGAEARAGGWGYLLGDEGSGYWLGREAVRHSLRRMDQGLAVDPLTAALLESCGVDHPNRLIALFHSPDTGRRFWAQQARHVVEAAARGHRESRDMLDQAGKDLAGLALQVLRQLGINGPVILGSGLGMNVVPLQEAFRRHLAEGGAADVRVLDQEPVFGVLQLVAEPA